The stretch of DNA CGTTACGCACAACGGCGCGGCGCGACAAGCGGGGGTGTGGGGGTTGTTTGTGGTGCGGCTCACGCCGCACGGGCGGCACCGGCCCGCACCCCCACCCGGCCTCCCATAGCGTATCCTGCCGTTGGGAGGCCGGGTGGGGGTGCGGGCCGGTGCCGTTCTTCCCAAACAAGCAACTCCCGGTGCCGTTCTTCCCGCCAAACATCCTCCCTCAGCTATATCCCGGATCCTCCATCACCCCCGGCCAGCGCGGCAGGGCGTCGGAAACCCGGTCGGGGAACGCTGCCGGGCGCTTGGCGAGGAAGCTTTCCACCCCCTCGCGCGCATCGGCGCTGCCGCCGCGCACCCAGACGGCGCGGCTGTCGAGCCGATGGGCGGCCATCGGATGATCGGCCCCCAGCATCCGCCACAGCATCTGCCGGGTCAGCGCGACCGACACCGGCGCGCTGTCGGCCGTCAGCTCGCGGGCGAGCGTGCGCGCCGCGCCGAGCAGATCGTCAGGGGCATGGACGCTGCGCACCAGCCCGGCGGCGCGGGCGTCCTCCGCGCCGAAGATGCGGCCCGAATAGCACCAGTCGAGCGCCTGGCCGATGCCGACCAGCCGGGGCAGGAACCAGCTCGATGCCGCCTCGGGCACGATGCCGCGCCGGGCAAAGACGAAGCCGAAGCGCGCATCGGCGCTGGCAAGGCGGAAATCCATCGGCAGCGTCATCGTCACCCCGACGCCGACCGCCGGGCCGTTGATCGCCGCGATCACCGGCTTCAGCGAGGAAAACAGCCGCAGCGCCAGCCGGCCGCCATTGTCCCGCACCGCCTCATGCCCCCAGTCGACCGCGCCATCGGGACCGATCGGCGATCCGTAAGCCAGCTTGTCGGGACGCTCGGCATAATCGAAGGTCGCGCCGCCATCGCCCAGATCGGCCCCGGCGCAGAAGCCGCGCCCGGCGCCGGTCACGATCACCGCACGCACCGCATCATCGGCATCGGTGCGGTCGAACGCGGCGATCAGATCCGCCATCATCTGCGGGGTGAAGGCGTTGAGCCGGTCGGGCCGGTTGAGCGTGATCGTCGCAATCCCGTCATCGACCGCCAGAGTGATCGTCTCGAACATCGCGGTGCCTCTCCCTGTTCATGTCTTGTGGTTATGGTCTTGTGCCGGCGCGCATTGTTCCGGCTTTTGCCGCCGCTGTCAGCCGGATTCCCGCACGCCGCGATTTGGTCTAGCAGGCGGCATGGCAGCACAGGCGAACGACGGCGCACCGCCCCTTCCCCCCGGCGACCGGAGCGCGCGGCTGCGCGCGATCCTGGGCGGATCGGCGGGCAATCTGGTCGAATGGTATGACTGGTATGTCTATGCCGCCTTCACGCTTTACTTCGCGCCGGCCTTCTTTCCGGCCGGCGATCCGACCGCGCAGCTGCTGCAGGCGGCGGCGGTGTTCGCGGTCGGGTTCCTGATGCGCCCGATCGGCGGCTGGCTGATGGGGGTCTATGCCGACCGGCATGGCCGCAAGGCGGGGCTGACCCTGTCGGTCAGCCTGATGTGCGGCGGCTCCTTCGCCATCGCGCTGACGCCGGGGCATGACCGGATCGGCTGGGCCGCACCGGCGATCCTGCTGATCGCCCGTCTGGCCCAGGGGCTGAGCCTGGGCGGCGAATATGGTGCCAGCGCCACCTATCTGTCGGAAATGGCCGGGCGCAGCCGGCGCGGTTTCTATTCGAGCTTTCAATATGTCACGCTGATCGCCGGGCAGCTGTCGGCGCTGGCGGTGCTGCTGGTGCTGCAGGCGGTGATGTCGCCGGCCAGCCTGGAGGCCTGGGGCTGGCGGATTCCGTTTGCAATCGGCGGCGCGCTGGCGGTCGTCGTATTCTGGCTGCGGCGCAGGCTGGCCGAGACCGAAAGCTTCCGCAACGCCCGTGCGGGCGCGGCGGCCCCCAGCGGCGCGCTGGCGCTGCTGCGCCACCATCCGCGCGCGGCGATGACGGTGATGGCGCTGACGGCGGGCGGCACGCTCGCCTTCTACGCCTATTCGATCTACATGCAGAAGTTCCTCGCCAACACCGCCGGATTCAGCCGCGAGACCGCGAGCGCGATCATGACCGGCGCGCTGTTCCTGTTCATGCTGGCCCAGCCGCTGGCCGGCGCGCTGTCCGACCGGGTGGGGCGCAAGCCGCTGATGATCGGTTTCGGGGTCGCGGGGGTGGTGTTCACCTGGCCGATCTTCACCGCGCTCGAGACGGTGCGCGATCCGCTCGCCGCCTTTGCGCTGGTGACGGCGGCGCTGCTGATCGTCAGCGGCTATACGGCGATTAATGCGGTGGTGAAGGCGGAGATGTTTCCCGCCCATATCCGCGCGCTCGGCGTGGCGCTGCCCTATGCCATCGCCAACACGCTGTTCGGGGGCACCGCCGAATATGTCGCCCTGTGGCTGAAGCAGCAGGGCATGGAACGCGGCTTTTACGCCTATGTGACCGCGATGATCGGCCTGTCGCTGATCGTCTATCTGCGGATGCGCGACACCCGCGACCACAGCCTGATCCTCGAGGACTGAAGCGCTTTACCGCGGGGTAGCCAGGCCCCGCCCGGCGCTATTCGCTGCGCAGCGCGTCGATCGGCGACAGGCGTGACGCGCGGATCGCCGGATAGCCGCCGAACACCAGCCCGATGCCCCCGGCGAACAGGATGGCGAGCAGCGCCGTCCCCAGCCCGATCGGCGCCGGGAAATCGGCCAGCCGCTCGAACAGCGCCGCACAGCCATAGGCAAGCGCCAGCCCGGCGGTGCCGCCGATCACGCACAGCACCGCCGCCTCGACCAGAAACTGGTTGCGGATGTCGCTGCGCCGCGCGCCAAGCGCCATGCGCAGGCCGATCTCGCGCGTCCGTTCGGTCACCGAGACGAGCATGATGTTCATGATGCCGATTCCGCCGACCAGCAGCGAGATCGACGCGATGGCAACCAGCACCGCCTGGAACACGGCGGTGACGGTGGCCGATGCCTCCATGAACTCGGCGGTGGTGTTGATCGTGAACGGGTTCATCTCGCCGCGCCCGATATTGTTGCGCTGGCGCAGCAGCCGGGTCAGCCGGCGCTTGGCATCGGCCAGATCGACCCCGTCCTCGAAACCGACGAACAGCACCGCCAGATCATCGGCCCCGGGCAGGTTGGAGGCGAAACGCTGACGCGCGGTGGTCA from Sphingomonas changnyeongensis encodes:
- a CDS encoding MFS transporter, which encodes MAAQANDGAPPLPPGDRSARLRAILGGSAGNLVEWYDWYVYAAFTLYFAPAFFPAGDPTAQLLQAAAVFAVGFLMRPIGGWLMGVYADRHGRKAGLTLSVSLMCGGSFAIALTPGHDRIGWAAPAILLIARLAQGLSLGGEYGASATYLSEMAGRSRRGFYSSFQYVTLIAGQLSALAVLLVLQAVMSPASLEAWGWRIPFAIGGALAVVVFWLRRRLAETESFRNARAGAAAPSGALALLRHHPRAAMTVMALTAGGTLAFYAYSIYMQKFLANTAGFSRETASAIMTGALFLFMLAQPLAGALSDRVGRKPLMIGFGVAGVVFTWPIFTALETVRDPLAAFALVTAALLIVSGYTAINAVVKAEMFPAHIRALGVALPYAIANTLFGGTAEYVALWLKQQGMERGFYAYVTAMIGLSLIVYLRMRDTRDHSLILED
- a CDS encoding crotonase/enoyl-CoA hydratase family protein gives rise to the protein MFETITLAVDDGIATITLNRPDRLNAFTPQMMADLIAAFDRTDADDAVRAVIVTGAGRGFCAGADLGDGGATFDYAERPDKLAYGSPIGPDGAVDWGHEAVRDNGGRLALRLFSSLKPVIAAINGPAVGVGVTMTLPMDFRLASADARFGFVFARRGIVPEAASSWFLPRLVGIGQALDWCYSGRIFGAEDARAAGLVRSVHAPDDLLGAARTLARELTADSAPVSVALTRQMLWRMLGADHPMAAHRLDSRAVWVRGGSADAREGVESFLAKRPAAFPDRVSDALPRWPGVMEDPGYS